One segment of Ricinus communis isolate WT05 ecotype wild-type chromosome 8, ASM1957865v1, whole genome shotgun sequence DNA contains the following:
- the LOC8268686 gene encoding uncharacterized protein At2g29880 isoform X1 encodes MSAAQDGILGRPKAEWTPTRDAYLVELFIEQHNCGRTAYNEFKNEVIKSVTRDFNKNFGMNLEENQIKNRYNVMKKDYGVVKTLLSHSGFRWDETRQMVVADDKVWDSYIAVRTEARPFRRKSFPLYKQMSVIFEGNLASKFPVLSELYCSNLLAFSNMPGPGERVTLKFLVPSGVPVETEEGNSNTETVRSSDPMNLPTQVVEGTLDSDSIIRINDMQPRKRKSVAASASGRKRRSGENIGETLENALYEMFTAATLRAVQRNVLNEKSIYQKCLEELQKLEELDETEFTKAVNVLKDDKNAIAFMTIRGPRRLMWLRSLWQA; translated from the exons ATGTCTGCTGCACAAGATGGAATCTTAGGGCGACCCAAGGCAGAATGGACTCCAACTCGTGATGCTTATCTGGTTGAGCTTTTCATTGAGCAGCATAACTGTGGAAGAACTGCTTACAATGAGTTTAAGAACGAAGTGATTAAATCTGTTACCCGTGATTTTAACAAAAACTTTGGCATGAATTTAGAAGAAAACCAGATTAAAAATCGTTACAATGTGATGAAAAAAGATTATGGTGTTGTTAAAACCCTGCTTAGTCATTCTGGATTTCGCTGGGATGAAACACGGCAAATGGTCGTGGCTGATGATAAAGTTTGGGATAGCTACATTGCG GTGCGAACTGAAGCAAGACCTTTCAGGCGAAAGAGCTTTCCCCTGTACAAGCAGATGTCCGTGATATTTGAAGGTAATCTTGCTTCAAAATTTCCTGTCCTTTCTGAGTTATATTGTTCAAATCTTCTAGCATTTAGTAACATGCCTGGTCCAGGAGAAAGAGTTACTTTGAAATTTCTTGTTCCGAGTGGAGTGCCTGTCGAAACTGAAGAAGGAAACAGCAATACAGAAACAGTGCGATCTTCGGATCCCATGAATCTGCCTACACAAGTGGTTGAAGGCACTCTTGATTCTGATTCAATAATCCGAATAAATGACATGCAACCTAGAAAGCGCAAATCTGTCGCTGCATCAGCATCAGGCCGCAAAAGAAGATCAGGGGAAAATATTGGAGAGACATTAGAAAATGCTTTATATGAGATGTTCACGGCAGCAACACTAAGAGCTGTACAAAGAAATGTGTTGAATGAGAAAAGTATATATCAGAAGTGCCTAGAGGAGTTGCAGAAATTGGAAGAACTAGACGAAACCGAGTTCACCAAGGCTGTTAATGTTCTCAAAGATGATAAGAATGCAATCGCGTTCATGACAATCAGAGGGCCTCGACGTTTGATGTGGCTGAGGTCTCTATGGCAAGCCTAG
- the LOC8268686 gene encoding uncharacterized protein At2g29880 isoform X2, producing the protein MSAAQDGILGRPKAEWTPTRDAYLVELFIEQHNCGRTAYNEFKNEVIKSVTRDFNKNFGMNLEENQIKNRYNVMKKDYGVVKTLLSHSGFRWDETRQMVVADDKVWDSYIAVRTEARPFRRKSFPLYKQMSVIFEGERVTLKFLVPSGVPVETEEGNSNTETVRSSDPMNLPTQVVEGTLDSDSIIRINDMQPRKRKSVAASASGRKRRSGENIGETLENALYEMFTAATLRAVQRNVLNEKSIYQKCLEELQKLEELDETEFTKAVNVLKDDKNAIAFMTIRGPRRLMWLRSLWQA; encoded by the exons ATGTCTGCTGCACAAGATGGAATCTTAGGGCGACCCAAGGCAGAATGGACTCCAACTCGTGATGCTTATCTGGTTGAGCTTTTCATTGAGCAGCATAACTGTGGAAGAACTGCTTACAATGAGTTTAAGAACGAAGTGATTAAATCTGTTACCCGTGATTTTAACAAAAACTTTGGCATGAATTTAGAAGAAAACCAGATTAAAAATCGTTACAATGTGATGAAAAAAGATTATGGTGTTGTTAAAACCCTGCTTAGTCATTCTGGATTTCGCTGGGATGAAACACGGCAAATGGTCGTGGCTGATGATAAAGTTTGGGATAGCTACATTGCG GTGCGAACTGAAGCAAGACCTTTCAGGCGAAAGAGCTTTCCCCTGTACAAGCAGATGTCCGTGATATTTGAAG GAGAAAGAGTTACTTTGAAATTTCTTGTTCCGAGTGGAGTGCCTGTCGAAACTGAAGAAGGAAACAGCAATACAGAAACAGTGCGATCTTCGGATCCCATGAATCTGCCTACACAAGTGGTTGAAGGCACTCTTGATTCTGATTCAATAATCCGAATAAATGACATGCAACCTAGAAAGCGCAAATCTGTCGCTGCATCAGCATCAGGCCGCAAAAGAAGATCAGGGGAAAATATTGGAGAGACATTAGAAAATGCTTTATATGAGATGTTCACGGCAGCAACACTAAGAGCTGTACAAAGAAATGTGTTGAATGAGAAAAGTATATATCAGAAGTGCCTAGAGGAGTTGCAGAAATTGGAAGAACTAGACGAAACCGAGTTCACCAAGGCTGTTAATGTTCTCAAAGATGATAAGAATGCAATCGCGTTCATGACAATCAGAGGGCCTCGACGTTTGATGTGGCTGAGGTCTCTATGGCAAGCCTAG